TTTTGCGCTGAACGCTTCTGGAAGAAGATGCGCTCGGCCTTCACCGCGTTCTGCGCCGCGACATCATCCGGACCACCGAAATTCTCCGGAAAGGTAATCTCTGGCTCACCCCCTTGTTCAGCCCGCAATCGTGCAAGCTTGGCTATGAGACCGACACGCCGGGACTGCAAGGACTGTAATTCGGAGCGAGCCTTTGTATCGTCCAGCCGGATCAATGGTTGGCCAACCTTCACTTCGTCGCCTTCCTGCACGAGCAGGCGATCCAGTATCCCACCTTCCAGATGGCTGATGGTCTTCCGCTTCGAATCGACAATCACGGTTCCAAGGGCAACCGCAGCGCTTCCAAGCTCAGCCGAATAGGCCCAGCCAAAGAACCCGCCGAACGCGACTACGATGGTCATAACGCCGGCTATGATAAGGCGGCGCAACGGCGACTTTGCATCCTCGTTTTCCAGATCAACAACCCATTCGGGACGCACAGTTCCAAATTTGGTCAATGCGTGCTTTTCACCAGCTTTTTCGCGGGGAGCCAGAAGCTGACTAACGCGCTTGGGAACTATCGATTTGCCGGTCATGCGCCTGCTCCTGCCGTACCCATTTTCGGACCAGTGGGTGTAATGGAAGCCACCACGTCAGTCCGCGGCCCGAACTGCGTGATTCGACCGTTTTCAAGCACCAGCAGCTTGTCCGCTACCTGCATGATGGTCGGCCTGTGAGCGATCATGATGACAATAGCGCCATCATCCCGCGCTTGTTCGATGGCGCGCATCAAAGCACGCTCACCAACCGCATCAAGGTTCGAATTTGGTTCATCCAATACGATGAGGCGAGGGCGATTATAGAGGCAGCGGGCGAGGCCGATGCGCTGCCGCTGACCACCGGAAAGAGTGAGGCGACCATCGCCGACAGGCGTGTCGTAGCCAAGTGGCAGACGGCCAATCATCTCATGCACGTCAGCGAGGCGGGCCGCTTCCAGAACGCGATGCGGGTCACTGTCACCCATACGCGCGATGTTGTCCTTGATGGTGCCGTCGAGCAGTGCCACCGATTGCGGAAGATATCCGGCTATCTCACCAAAGGAGCCGCGTTCCCAAAGATAGACATTGTTGCCATCGAGGAAAACACCGCCGGAAGTTGGCTTGACGATACCAATCATCAGCCGGGCCAAGGTCGATTTACCGGCTGCGGATGGGCCCACAATCCCGAGAACTTCACCGGGTGAAAGAGAAAAGGAAATACCCTTGATAATCGGCATTTCAACACCGGGAGCCGCATAAACGAGTTTGTCGATGATCAGATCGCCCTGGGGTCTTGGCGTGGGCATCGTCTGACGCACGGCGAGATTCTGCGCCAGCAACGATTGTATCCGCTGCCAGTTGCCGATGGCGTTCACCCACTGACGCCATGTATCTACAACATGATCAAAAGGCATGAGAAGGCGGCCAATAATAATCGTCGTAGCGATCATGGCGCCACCCGTGATTTCCTGTTGCATGGCCAACAATGTACCGGCGCCCAGCCCGCCAATCTGAATCATGAAGCGCAGTGTACGGGCAATCGTTGCCATGCCGCGGCTGCGGGTGCCGCCAATATCAAGCAGATCCAGCGCATTCATCTGGGTTGACCGCCAGCGCCTTGCCAGCGCCGGCAACATGCCCATAGCCTCAATCACTTCCGCATGGCGCAAGGTGCTGCCGATTTTGGAAATGGCTTCAATATTTGCCTGATTCGCATCCTTCAGCAGGCTTCGCGTCATAATATCCGTGATAACGCCGCAGATCACGAGCACGACTACAGAAACCACGCCGATGATCCCAAAAACCGGGTGCAAAAGGAAAAGCACGGTCAGATAAATCGGCGACCAGGCCGCATCCAGCGGCGCACTCACCGCAGTTGACGTCAGGAATGTACGCAATTCCGTCAGATCGCGCAGTGCCTGTGTGGCCTTCGGTAAGCCCTGATCGACGGACGCCTGAACCGCCGCCGTAAGAATTGGCAAGTTAAGACGGCGCACCAGCGCACTGCCCATAGCCTGAAATGACAAAGCCCGAATAAACTCAAGAATGCCAAAAACAATCAACGCGCCGACCGCCAGAATGCTCAACATAATGAGCGTATCGGTGCTCCGACTGTTCAAAACTCTGTCGTGTACCTGCAACATATAAAGCGGTACAGTGAGTTGCAGAAGATTGATGCAAGCACTTAATAAAACGGCATAAAGCAAGCCTGACAGGAACACCCGGCGCGCTCGCAAAATGAGAGCTTGAGGCGCCGGAACTGCGGACGTCATCGTATTTTTTCCAATATTGCTCTTGCCATTTGCATTGTTTTGACGAGTATCTGTCATCTATAATCTGCCTTGGAAATGCCACAGCTGCCGGTTAGCCCGTTTGACCTTGGTCGAAGGAAACAGACTAGTAAAGTAATACCGTGCAGAATGTGACAGAAAAAAGTTTATATGGTGGGGAAAAAAGCAAAGGAGACTGAGAATATACTTGTAACTTACTTCAAATTTTGAAGTAAAATTGATGATGGAGACCAAGATGATACAAAAACTTCTACACGAAGGAGTGGAAGTCGAAACATCTATTGACGGCTACGATGCCGCCGATTTTCCTGAGATTACTGCTGAAAAACAGGGACATAGACATCCAATTCATACCGTTGTGGTCACACATTTTGAGTTGGCCAGAATGATTGAGAGAGTAAATCGTCGGTTCGCAAGCCTGCTGAGGTCCGAATTGACGAAATTGGGAATTGAAGACGTTGGTCCAGCCCAGGCAATGGTTCTCCTGGCAATTGGCGACGTCGAACTTTCCGTCGGAGAGCTTTTGGACCGGGGACATTATATCGGTTCCAACATCTCTTATTATCTGAAGCAGCTCGGCGATGGCGGTTACATCGACAGGGTTGCATCCCAGCGCGACAAGCGATCCGCAAGGATTCGTTTGACGGAAAAAGGCGAACAGCTTTGCTCCAATCTGCGTAACGCTGGCGGGGCTTACAACCGCGTACTTGCCAGGGATGATGACGATCTTCGCAATCTGGAAATCGCATTCCAGACATTACACAGACTCGAACTGGTTTGGGGAAATGCCGCTCGTTACGGCATCTGACCCTCTGTCAATTCGCGTTCTGACGTCTGGAAAGGACTGACATGCATGTGGCTTTCGTTCACAGGCGCGGACTAGGTCAGTTCGCGGCCCTGGCCGAACATCTTGCAACCAGCGGGCATGATGTCAGTCTTATCTGTGAAACAGTGGACCGTCGCCTCCCATCGGTCCGCGTGATCAGACACAGAATGGAACCTGGCCCTCGGGCGGATAGCCAGATGGCCAGGTATCTGGGCATTCCCGACCACCATGTGCGGATCGGGCATCGCGTGGCGGAAACGTTTGATTCGATGGCGCGCCAGGGTGAACGCCCTGACATTGTCATTGGCCATATTGGTTGGGGCAGCATGATGTTCGTCAAGGACGTTCTGCCAAACATTCCCGCACTGGGCTATTGTGAATTTTTCTATCGGGCCGAAGGTGCCGATGTCGGGTTTGCTCCGGATGACAAGCCGGACGCAGAAACGCGCAAAAGATTAAGGCTGCGCAATATTGCGCAGTTGATTTCGCTGGAAGCCATTGATGGAGGCATCAGTCCCACGTTCTGGCAAAAAAGCCTTTATCCGGCAGCGGCGCAAAAACGCATCGCAGTTTGCCATGAAGGCGTTGATACCCAGCTTTTCCGTCCCGACCAGCGTGCATCGCTGAAATTACCGGATGGACGCATCATCAAAACAGGCGATCCGGTAATCACCTTTGTTGCCCGCGATCTCGAGCCCTATCGTGGTTTTCCGCAGGCGCTTGAAGCGGCGGCAAAGGTGATCCAGAAGAACAACGACGCCTTGTTTATCTTTGTTGGCGCAGATGGCGTGAGTTATGGCACACCGCCTCCGGGAGGCGGTTCGTGGAAGGATGCACTTCTCTCCAAGTATAATTTACCAGCTGACAGGATTTTGTTTCCGGGCGCAATTTCGCACGATCTTCTCCGTCAGTTGTATCAGATTTCGACGGCTCATATCTATCTGACTTACCCGTTCGTACTGTCCTGGTCTGTCATTGAAGCGATGGCATGCGGTGCGCTGATCATCGGCTCCGATACGCAACCCGTGCAGGAAGTGATCCGATCCGGTCAGAATGGTCTGCTTGTTCCCTTTTACGATACGGATGCGCTCGCCAGCACCATCCTGCGCGTGCTTGCCAAACCGAATGATTTTATGCCGTTGCGCGCTGCAGCACGCCGAACAATCGAGTCCCGCTTTCGCTTGACCGACTGCCTCGCGCGACAAAAAAACCTCATTGATACGGTTTTGCGGACGGCTTGAAGACGCGGTTTTGTGCCTCCTGATTTCAATGGATTTTGGTTTTTACGATTATCCAAACCCAGATACGGCATGGGTTTTTTGCGCTGCACACAAAGTATAACTAAACTAGTTCGAATTTTGAAACAAATCAAATCCATATCTGTATTATAATTTACTATAGATCGAGAGCATATTCTGTTGACATTACTCTATTGATATTTTCTCATAAAGGGAGACGCAGTTCGCATCTGCACAATCGACCAACTACACTGGATGTCTATTTTGAACACATCACTGCCCACAGCCGTTGATCGACAGCCTCGCCGAAGCCGCTACGCGATTGCTTCCACCCATGATCAACAGCTGCTCGAATCTTCACCCCTGGCCGATTTCATTGTTTTCGTCGAGCCGGAATCGGATCAGGTTCGCCTCCTCAACGCCTTCCCGCTGATTGGCGTTGCCGCTTCGGATACCGGGGCGACGGAGTTAGAGAACGCTTTGAAGCGAATTTACCGGTTCAAGACTTTGCCGGAAGTGCCGATTGTCCGGCTTAATCCATCGACGATTGCCACGGAAGCAGCAGTCATAGCGCAGGTGCTTGAAAGCGGGATAGACCGTCTCACCAACCACGTGACAAAGGTTCATACCGAGCTTGTGATGTTGCGCCGGGAACGGGAAACACTGTTCGAGAACTACCGCGCTATCGAGAATGCCTTTCATGCGCGCAACTGGGATTCTGTTACCGAAATTTTTAGCCACACACCAAGCATCGATCCAAAAGACGAGGGTTTCGCAAATCTTTTGCGTGAATCAGAGATCGAACAGCTTTTCCCGGTGTCGAGCTACGCCGTATCGGGCTTTGCCCTGCATTTCCGGGGCCTCCCATCCGGCCGGTCTGGCCAATTGATCGTCACTCTCGATTATGTCGAAAATGGCGAAGGCATTGCCGAATGGCTGGTTCCCTATAGCAGCGTTGCAGCCGATTGGAACTTCTTCTCGCTGCCAAAAGCCTGCGATGGCGGACACCGCACCTTGCGGTTGAGAGTATCGGCGACAGGTGGTGTACCGCCGGAGCTTTCCCTCGGCAATGTCGTCACGAACGAGCGTTATGCTGCAAGAGCGCGCATACCCCATGCGGATCTCGATATGCGGCCGCTTGCCTTCCGCGTCTTTACCGGTCTGCCGGGCGTGCGTCCTACATCCTTGCCGAATGTCTTTGTGCCTACCTCCCTGATTGCGGGACGGCGCGTGGAAGATTATCGCCTGCCGGTGGAACTGCTTCGCGGCGTTACCAACGTTTCGGTGAGCACTATTGTGCCGGATTTCCCCACAGTGCGTTTCCTGGAACACGAAGATGCAATCGTGTGCCACCCTCTTGCCGAGGGCATTACGGCTGGTGCTATCCGCCGGGTCATATCACCGGGCACGGTGCGCATTTCGGCGCGTGCGCTCATTGATCATCCGGAAGGTAAGCCCGGTGCTGTCGGCTTCCTGCTGACAAGCTTGTCGGCGGACATCAAGGGAGAGATAGCAGCGCTCGGACGCCCGGGCGAAAAGCGACCCACGGCACTTTTCAGCGGCTGGACCGAGATCACCGCAATGCAACCGGCTGATATCAATTTCATGCTGGATACAGCAACCACCCGTGCGATGGACCTCGTCGTTCTTAGCAAGGCTACCGCTGGTTCGGTCGATTTCTCCTGGCTGAAGGTATTCAACTTCCGGCTCGTCAAGCATATCGAGGCTCGTCCAGTCCAGGAGATGGCCAATGCCCGATAAATCTCAGGACTTGATTGCCATTGCAATGCCACTCTATGGCCATGCAGCACTCGTTCCTGAGGCGCTTGAATCGGCACTGGCATCCGTAACAAAATTCCGCATTGCCATTGTCGTATCGGTAGATGGTGATCCCCGGCACGAAGTCTTTGACCAGCTCGCACTTTATGCGGCAGCACACCCCGAAATCCATGTGATCTTCGGGGAAAATGCCGGGCCGGGCGGCGCGCGCAACCGGGCGATTGACTATATTCTTGAAGAATTGCCCGAAGCAAAGGCAGTATATTTTCTGGACGCAGACAACCGCGTTCAGCCATATACTGTAGATACACTTTACCGCCGTCTAGCTGCGAGTGATGCAGGCTGGATTTACACAAACATTGATACATTCTCGGTCAACTGGCGCGCCCACTATGGCGACAGCTATTCGCGTCTCATTCATTGTATCACGGACAATATCTGCGATACGGGATCGATGATTTCGCTGGATGTTTTCAAGAGCGGCATCCGTTTTGATGACGACCGCCAGAATGGCTTTGAGGACTGGGAATTCTGGCTTTCGGCGATTGAAGCAGGCTTTGTTGGCCAGCCATGCCATGACACCGGTTTTGAGTATCGCCTAAGAGCCGAAAGCCGCTTCAAAGAAGCAAATCGCGACCGGTCCGCATCCATCAATTTCCTGCGCAAGCGACACAAGGTTCTGTTTCGACGTCCAACTTTGGTTGGTTTCGAACATGAAGAATGTCCGCGCTATGCGCTCATTCGCACGGGCGAGGGGACACTCAGCACCTTCAGCGATCCGACGCAAAAGCCGGGAGAGGTCGCATTTGACGATGCGATCCGCGCTTTTTGGGGAAGCGTCGGCGAGCCCGACAATTTCCACTTTCCGCCCTTCGTTGCCGCTTGCAGCAGCGAGACATTAAAGCTGCTTACGCGCTCGCGGCTTCTGCCAAATATTCTTTGCCATCTCGAACGGCTTGCAGAAAAAACCAACATTGTCTTTGTTGAACTTGGCAATGTGGATTCAGAGCGGCGCATTGATTCCGAAATCATGCCATCGGGCACCCATCAGGGTCCGGCTGATCTGATCTTCGTTTCAACGAAGCTCATCCAGAACGTCATTGATAATGACGCGCTCGACTGGTTCTCGTCCATTGGCAGCCAGCAATTATGGCCCACCTCATCGCGGGTGAAAATTCGCTTCCCGTTTCCAAAGGCGCGGCAACGCCGCTCGCTGGCACGGCCCGAACAGGCGCTGCTCAATCTTGTTACCGCCATTGCGACCAGCCCGCTCAAGCAAACAGCCTCGACACGCTGGACATGGCGCCCGCGCCGCTTGCCTGCCCTGTCAGAAATGTATCAGGTCTTGCGCAAGGAACTTGGCGGATCGCCAGTCCTGCCGCTCGCCCATAATGCCGGCAAGCGAAAGACGGCTGCGGTGCTGGTTCCCAATGCCTCCTTTGGCGGCGCTGAAAAAGTTGCCTACGCTGCAGGACGCGAGTTGAAACAGGAAGGTTTCGAGACCCACCTTTTTGTGCTCGGTTCAAGCCGGATGGATGTGCTCGATGAGTTCGATCAGGCTTTCGATTATGTGCATTTCTGGAAAGACGGCATTCCGGCATGGGGTGATACCAATCGCTTCCTTGGACAGGATTTCATCACCGAGGATCATCCTCTCGATTGGGAAGGGTTACGCGGACAGCTTTCCGGGTTTGACCTGATCGTCAATAACCACGTCATGGCCGCCCATCCGCTCATGGGGAAACTCCGGTCGGAAGGCACGCGCACAGCCTGTTATCTTCATGTGGTGGATGAGACGGTGTTCCGTCGCCGCGCCGGGCAGCCCTATGCCGCCATCGCGTTTGAACACGCCTATGACGCATTCCTGACCTGCTCCGAACAGCTGAAAACTTATCTGCACAGCTTCGGTGTGCCATTCGAGAAGATATTCGCTGTACCGAACGCGGCCAGTTTTTCAATCGATACAAAATTGCGCACACAGGTCACCGCTGCGCGTAAAACGCAGCAACCGGATGAGCCGCTTCGTATCCTCTACATGGGACGACTGGACCGCCAGAAGGGTATTGACCGGCTGTATGATGCCATCTTCAAGCTGCGCGAACGCGGTATTGCCTTTGAAGCACAGGCCATTGGCGGCGAGATTCTATCCGATGATCCAAGTTCCTCCTGGATGGCGAGGCTCAAAGACGCCGGCGTCAAGGTTTCACCGCCGGTTTTCAGCGGCAAGGACATCGCGACCCATCTCGCTTGGGCAGATGTGCTGTTGATGCCATCCCGATGGGAAGGTGCGCCTTTGATGATTGCTGAAGCGCAACAGCTCGGTTGCGTGCCCGTGGCGACGGCTGTTGGCGCTGTCGATGAACTGATCGTTCACGGGCTTGATGGCATTCTCATCAAAAATGCCAATGACGCCCAGATCGTCTCTGATATCGCGCGGCTGCTCACCATTCTCGCACAGGATCGCGGAGCCCTTGCCCGCACCGCTGAGGGTTCACTCGCCAGTGCAGCCCGACGTTCCTGGACCTCGTCTTTTGCCAGCTTCATTGCCTGGTGCAACACAATCGAACCCGCAATTCCAGGTGAACGGAATGCGACCACGCCCGAAATCACAGAGGAATTCAATGTAACTGCCGAGCTTCCGGGCCGGGCAGTCGCATGATGATCAGCAGAAAGGTTTTGTGAACCCCATGAGCCCCAGAATTCTCCTTACCGGCATCCCCGGCCACATGACACGCCTCATTCAGAGAGCAGAAGATTCCCGTGTCTTTTATTCGGAGAAACAGCCGCAGCCGGAAGACAAGGAAGCATACCTGCGCGAACTCAAGAATATCAGCAATACGGGGAACTATCTGATCGGGGAAGGTGCGCTGCGCGCGCTGTCGCCAGACGCTACCCATATTCCATTCTGGCACCTCTACAACGCCGTCAACAACGGTACGGGTCTGGACGCCATCAACAAGCAATTCGACATCTGCGTCTTCACCTGCGCCAATCTTCTGCGCAAGAGCCTGTCTGCCGATGCGGAAGCGCAAGTGTTGTCCAAGCTGGATATGCCTGTCGTCATGCTGGGCATCGGCATTCAGAACCGGCCAGACCTCGAAGAGTCCTTGCCCGAGGGCACCCAGCGTCTGCTGCAGGTTCTGAAGGAAAAAGAACATTACTTCCTGACACGCGGCGATGAGACAGCCGCGTACCTCAAGGATCAGGGGTTCTCATTCGTGAGGCCCGTTGGTTGCCCGTCAATGTATTTCATGCCAGCCAACGTGCGCAAAGCCATTCGCCGTCTGCCCGATGTGAAGGTAGGCGAGGGACGCACCGTGTTCACCGGTTACATGGGTGCAGCGCTTGATACGATTGGTGACATGAATGCACTTTCGTCCGACGATGGACGTTCGGCCTATGTCATTCAGGACGAGCCCCTGCATTTTGACATGCAGATTGAACCGAACGAGGATGGCCGCGTCTACGATTCCACCTCGGGTGAGATGATCGGGGACCTGACATTCAAGGGCTCCGAAGAGCTGAAAAAGAAGATCAAGGTTCATACATTTTTCGACACGAACCAATGGCGCGCCTGGACATCGTCCATGGACTTCTCCTTTGGTCGGCGTTTCCACGGCAATGTCATTGCGCTTCAGGCTGGCGTGCCGAGCCTGATTGTGGCCGTCGACGACCGGATGCGCGAAATGCTGAACTTTTCCGGGTTGCCGAAAGTCGAGGCCAATGACCTCAATTCTGCAAATGACCGCTCGGCATTCATCTCTGACCATTTGGCTGAGATGAACATTCCGCAGGTCATCGAAAAATACTCTGACCGTGAACGCAGCTTCCGCTCGGTCCTGACCGAGATCGGCATCGGATAACTCCCATATCCGGCGCCTTGGAAGCTCCAACATAAGATGGACGAACATGCGAATAATGATCACAGGCATCCCATCATATCTGATGCGGACCGTCGACAGCGTTTCCGGGGCAACGGTAAAACACCGGCCCTATTTCGAAAACATCCGAACAAAAAAGGATGTCATCGATCAGGTTAAGAGGATTGCCAATACGGGCAATTATCTCATTGGCGAAGGCGCTGCCAACAGTGTCCGCGGCCACGATGTTACCTATATTCCGTTCTGGCATCTGGCCAACAGCATTCACTCGCCGGAAACCTATGCAAGGTTGAACGAGAGCTTTGACCTGTGCCTGTTTGCATCGGCCAATCTGCTGCGGCCCGGCTATGCGGCTGCAACGGAATCCCACGTGTTTGAACTTCTCAACATGCCAATCGTCATCATGGGCATCGGCATCCAGAAGAAGGAAAACCTCAAGGCTGAATTGCCCGAGGGTACGCAACGCTTTCTCAACGTGCTGAAGAAGAAGGAAACCTTCTTCCTGACGCGTGGACATTTTACGGCGGAGTTCCTGAAAGCCGAGGGTATGAAGTATGTGCGTCCGACCGGGTGCCCGTCGCTTTATTTCGATCCGGCCCAGATGAAGCGTTCGCTGAGCCGTCTGGCCGATCCGGGACTGGCTGAATCTCAGAAGATCGCTTTTGGTGGTTATCTTGGCAGCGTTCCCGATACGATCGTCGATGCCCATGCACTCCTGCACAAGGACAGTACGGCAAGCTACGTCATTCAGGACGAAGTAATCGTCTACAACATGAACATGGTCGGTGAAGACACCACGCAAGCCTACGATCAGGCGGCAAGCCGTATCACGGCACCAACTGAGTACAAGCATGCGGAAAAATGGCAGCGTAAGCGCGATTATCTCGTCTTCTTCGATACGCATAAATGGCGCAGCTGGGTGTCGGGGCAGGATTTCTGCTTTGGCCGCCGCTTCCACGGTTCAATCATCGGCATGCAGTCGGGTATTCCGGCACTGATGATCGCTGTCGATGACCGTATGCGCGAGATGCTCGATTTCGTCGGCTTCCCGCACATCGAGGCATCCGTGTGGAATCGCGAGCCACAAAAGAAGGCGTTTCTGCAGGACTTCCTCTCGAAGATTGACGTTCCGGCGGCGATACATCGCTATTCCGAGTGCGAAGTTAATTTCAACGGCGCTTTGAAAGATATCGGCATCCGATAATGAGGCTTTCACCGGCGTCCAGCATATGGGAGGCATGAAACCATGACGTGGCGATTGCAATTGCGTGGGCTTTACGCCGGTGTTTCCTTTGCTGTGGCAATGGCTGTTGCGGGCAGTGTGCTCGCAACGCCGTCGCAGGCAACAGAAGACGCCCGATTTGGTGTGAACAGGGTCAACCTTGCCTGGCTTTCGGCACCGGAACGGGAAAAAGTGCTTGACCTCATGGTCAAGAGCGGTGTGGTGGCGGTGCGGTTGTCACTAACCAGGCCGATTGACCAAAGCATTGACGCAATCCGCGTGGCCCATGAAAAGGGACTGGCAATTCTTCTTGAAATATCCCTCAACAATGCGGCTTTCTACCCCCAAGGTACCAAACCGCGTTCCGGACTTGGCCGGATATGGGATATGTACCGGCTTTCCGATATTTCGCCGGATCAGTTCCGGTCTGTGGTTGGTGATGCCCTGCGCAAGATTGATGCGCTTAAAATTCCTCTTGTCGCAGTTGAACCCGGTAATGAAATCAACTGGGGCGCCTATAATGGCGATCTTGAGGTGAAGCCCAAGGCCAAATCGAAGACGGCGCGCGTCTTGAAAGATCTTGATAACTTGACCGTTGTCGAGCAAGGCGCTGCAAAATATGTCCAGCTTGCTGCTGTTGTTCGTGAAGAACTCAAAACCACCAAGTACAGCGCCAATGCCAAGGTTATCTCGGCCGGACTTTCGGACATTCCGTTTGCTGACGCTGACAGGCGTGGGATCGATAGTGTTGACCTAACCATCTTTACCAATCTCCTGCGCGAGCATGGGTTGGATAAGGTGGTGGATGGCTACGGGATACATATCTATCCGGGCAGCAATGGTACGCCAAAAGCGCGCGCAGACCATATCAGTCAGGCGCTGTCGATCTGCCGATCAGAGCCGGATGGCAAACCATGCTGGATCACCGAATGGGGTTTCTCGAATACGTCAACGACATGCCCCGCCAATGACGGTTC
This sequence is a window from Phyllobacterium sp. T1293. Protein-coding genes within it:
- a CDS encoding type I secretion system permease/ATPase, which codes for MTDTRQNNANGKSNIGKNTMTSAVPAPQALILRARRVFLSGLLYAVLLSACINLLQLTVPLYMLQVHDRVLNSRSTDTLIMLSILAVGALIVFGILEFIRALSFQAMGSALVRRLNLPILTAAVQASVDQGLPKATQALRDLTELRTFLTSTAVSAPLDAAWSPIYLTVLFLLHPVFGIIGVVSVVVLVICGVITDIMTRSLLKDANQANIEAISKIGSTLRHAEVIEAMGMLPALARRWRSTQMNALDLLDIGGTRSRGMATIARTLRFMIQIGGLGAGTLLAMQQEITGGAMIATTIIIGRLLMPFDHVVDTWRQWVNAIGNWQRIQSLLAQNLAVRQTMPTPRPQGDLIIDKLVYAAPGVEMPIIKGISFSLSPGEVLGIVGPSAAGKSTLARLMIGIVKPTSGGVFLDGNNVYLWERGSFGEIAGYLPQSVALLDGTIKDNIARMGDSDPHRVLEAARLADVHEMIGRLPLGYDTPVGDGRLTLSGGQRQRIGLARCLYNRPRLIVLDEPNSNLDAVGERALMRAIEQARDDGAIVIMIAHRPTIMQVADKLLVLENGRITQFGPRTDVVASITPTGPKMGTAGAGA
- a CDS encoding MarR family transcriptional regulator; protein product: MQKLLHEGVEVETSIDGYDAADFPEITAEKQGHRHPIHTVVVTHFELARMIERVNRRFASLLRSELTKLGIEDVGPAQAMVLLAIGDVELSVGELLDRGHYIGSNISYYLKQLGDGGYIDRVASQRDKRSARIRLTEKGEQLCSNLRNAGGAYNRVLARDDDDLRNLEIAFQTLHRLELVWGNAARYGI
- a CDS encoding glycosyltransferase family 4 protein; this translates as MHVAFVHRRGLGQFAALAEHLATSGHDVSLICETVDRRLPSVRVIRHRMEPGPRADSQMARYLGIPDHHVRIGHRVAETFDSMARQGERPDIVIGHIGWGSMMFVKDVLPNIPALGYCEFFYRAEGADVGFAPDDKPDAETRKRLRLRNIAQLISLEAIDGGISPTFWQKSLYPAAAQKRIAVCHEGVDTQLFRPDQRASLKLPDGRIIKTGDPVITFVARDLEPYRGFPQALEAAAKVIQKNNDALFIFVGADGVSYGTPPPGGGSWKDALLSKYNLPADRILFPGAISHDLLRQLYQISTAHIYLTYPFVLSWSVIEAMACGALIIGSDTQPVQEVIRSGQNGLLVPFYDTDALASTILRVLAKPNDFMPLRAAARRTIESRFRLTDCLARQKNLIDTVLRTA
- a CDS encoding DUF6212 domain-containing protein, producing MSILNTSLPTAVDRQPRRSRYAIASTHDQQLLESSPLADFIVFVEPESDQVRLLNAFPLIGVAASDTGATELENALKRIYRFKTLPEVPIVRLNPSTIATEAAVIAQVLESGIDRLTNHVTKVHTELVMLRRERETLFENYRAIENAFHARNWDSVTEIFSHTPSIDPKDEGFANLLRESEIEQLFPVSSYAVSGFALHFRGLPSGRSGQLIVTLDYVENGEGIAEWLVPYSSVAADWNFFSLPKACDGGHRTLRLRVSATGGVPPELSLGNVVTNERYAARARIPHADLDMRPLAFRVFTGLPGVRPTSLPNVFVPTSLIAGRRVEDYRLPVELLRGVTNVSVSTIVPDFPTVRFLEHEDAIVCHPLAEGITAGAIRRVISPGTVRISARALIDHPEGKPGAVGFLLTSLSADIKGEIAALGRPGEKRPTALFSGWTEITAMQPADINFMLDTATTRAMDLVVLSKATAGSVDFSWLKVFNFRLVKHIEARPVQEMANAR
- a CDS encoding glycosyltransferase, whose amino-acid sequence is MPDKSQDLIAIAMPLYGHAALVPEALESALASVTKFRIAIVVSVDGDPRHEVFDQLALYAAAHPEIHVIFGENAGPGGARNRAIDYILEELPEAKAVYFLDADNRVQPYTVDTLYRRLAASDAGWIYTNIDTFSVNWRAHYGDSYSRLIHCITDNICDTGSMISLDVFKSGIRFDDDRQNGFEDWEFWLSAIEAGFVGQPCHDTGFEYRLRAESRFKEANRDRSASINFLRKRHKVLFRRPTLVGFEHEECPRYALIRTGEGTLSTFSDPTQKPGEVAFDDAIRAFWGSVGEPDNFHFPPFVAACSSETLKLLTRSRLLPNILCHLERLAEKTNIVFVELGNVDSERRIDSEIMPSGTHQGPADLIFVSTKLIQNVIDNDALDWFSSIGSQQLWPTSSRVKIRFPFPKARQRRSLARPEQALLNLVTAIATSPLKQTASTRWTWRPRRLPALSEMYQVLRKELGGSPVLPLAHNAGKRKTAAVLVPNASFGGAEKVAYAAGRELKQEGFETHLFVLGSSRMDVLDEFDQAFDYVHFWKDGIPAWGDTNRFLGQDFITEDHPLDWEGLRGQLSGFDLIVNNHVMAAHPLMGKLRSEGTRTACYLHVVDETVFRRRAGQPYAAIAFEHAYDAFLTCSEQLKTYLHSFGVPFEKIFAVPNAASFSIDTKLRTQVTAARKTQQPDEPLRILYMGRLDRQKGIDRLYDAIFKLRERGIAFEAQAIGGEILSDDPSSSWMARLKDAGVKVSPPVFSGKDIATHLAWADVLLMPSRWEGAPLMIAEAQQLGCVPVATAVGAVDELIVHGLDGILIKNANDAQIVSDIARLLTILAQDRGALARTAEGSLASAARRSWTSSFASFIAWCNTIEPAIPGERNATTPEITEEFNVTAELPGRAVA
- a CDS encoding polysaccharide pyruvyl transferase family protein; translated protein: MSPRILLTGIPGHMTRLIQRAEDSRVFYSEKQPQPEDKEAYLRELKNISNTGNYLIGEGALRALSPDATHIPFWHLYNAVNNGTGLDAINKQFDICVFTCANLLRKSLSADAEAQVLSKLDMPVVMLGIGIQNRPDLEESLPEGTQRLLQVLKEKEHYFLTRGDETAAYLKDQGFSFVRPVGCPSMYFMPANVRKAIRRLPDVKVGEGRTVFTGYMGAALDTIGDMNALSSDDGRSAYVIQDEPLHFDMQIEPNEDGRVYDSTSGEMIGDLTFKGSEELKKKIKVHTFFDTNQWRAWTSSMDFSFGRRFHGNVIALQAGVPSLIVAVDDRMREMLNFSGLPKVEANDLNSANDRSAFISDHLAEMNIPQVIEKYSDRERSFRSVLTEIGIG
- a CDS encoding polysaccharide pyruvyl transferase family protein, which translates into the protein MRIMITGIPSYLMRTVDSVSGATVKHRPYFENIRTKKDVIDQVKRIANTGNYLIGEGAANSVRGHDVTYIPFWHLANSIHSPETYARLNESFDLCLFASANLLRPGYAAATESHVFELLNMPIVIMGIGIQKKENLKAELPEGTQRFLNVLKKKETFFLTRGHFTAEFLKAEGMKYVRPTGCPSLYFDPAQMKRSLSRLADPGLAESQKIAFGGYLGSVPDTIVDAHALLHKDSTASYVIQDEVIVYNMNMVGEDTTQAYDQAASRITAPTEYKHAEKWQRKRDYLVFFDTHKWRSWVSGQDFCFGRRFHGSIIGMQSGIPALMIAVDDRMREMLDFVGFPHIEASVWNREPQKKAFLQDFLSKIDVPAAIHRYSECEVNFNGALKDIGIR